Proteins encoded in a region of the Sulfurospirillum arsenophilum NBRC 109478 genome:
- the hemL gene encoding glutamate-1-semialdehyde 2,1-aminomutase, whose protein sequence is MHYDKSIKAYEKARNVIPGGVDSPVRAFKSVGGTPLFIKKGEGAYLFDVDGNRYVDYVQSWGPLIFGHANKTIEKAVIKAVKKGLSFGAPTKAETKLASLICSLFPEMDKVRFVSSGTEAVMSAIRLARGFTCKDDIIKFEGCYHGHSDSLLVQAGSGAVTFGCPSSPGVPADLTKHTLLAKYNDIKSVKECFKNSKNIACIIIEPIAGNMGFVPADPKFLEELRALCDKHGALLIFDEVMSGFRASLKGAQGIYQTEPDLVTFGKVIGGGMPVGAFGGRAEIMDKLSPDGPVYQAGTLSGNPVAMAAGLASLEQIIEESDLYVRLEKKAKRLVEGLRDAAALSGITLQVGAIGSMFGFFFNDKPVKNFDDALTSNTQCFAAFHQGMLREGFYFACSQFETGFICDAMSDEMIEDTIEAAHKVFEEIA, encoded by the coding sequence ATGCACTATGATAAAAGCATTAAAGCCTATGAAAAAGCTCGAAATGTCATCCCTGGTGGTGTTGATTCTCCGGTACGTGCGTTTAAAAGTGTTGGCGGAACACCGTTGTTTATCAAAAAAGGTGAGGGTGCTTATCTCTTCGACGTGGATGGAAACCGCTATGTGGATTACGTTCAAAGCTGGGGTCCACTGATTTTTGGGCATGCTAACAAAACCATTGAGAAAGCGGTCATCAAAGCCGTTAAAAAAGGGCTTAGCTTTGGCGCACCAACGAAGGCTGAAACCAAGCTTGCAAGCCTGATCTGCTCGCTCTTTCCTGAGATGGATAAAGTACGTTTTGTGAGCAGTGGAACCGAAGCGGTGATGAGTGCCATCAGACTAGCACGCGGCTTTACATGTAAAGATGACATTATCAAGTTTGAAGGCTGTTACCATGGACACAGCGATTCACTTTTAGTCCAAGCCGGAAGCGGAGCAGTCACCTTTGGATGTCCTAGCTCTCCAGGTGTTCCTGCTGATCTTACCAAACATACGTTACTGGCAAAATACAACGACATTAAAAGTGTAAAAGAGTGTTTTAAAAACTCTAAAAATATCGCATGTATTATCATCGAGCCAATTGCGGGCAATATGGGTTTTGTCCCCGCCGATCCAAAATTTTTAGAAGAACTTAGAGCATTGTGCGATAAACATGGAGCACTGCTAATTTTTGATGAGGTTATGAGTGGTTTTAGAGCAAGCCTCAAAGGTGCGCAAGGCATTTACCAAACCGAACCTGACTTGGTGACATTTGGAAAAGTCATTGGTGGCGGTATGCCTGTGGGTGCGTTTGGTGGACGCGCTGAAATTATGGATAAACTCTCCCCAGATGGTCCTGTCTACCAAGCAGGAACACTCAGTGGAAATCCTGTCGCAATGGCAGCAGGACTTGCTTCTTTGGAGCAAATTATCGAAGAGTCGGATTTATATGTAAGACTTGAGAAAAAAGCGAAAAGACTTGTTGAAGGGCTTAGAGATGCTGCAGCTCTTTCAGGCATTACGCTTCAAGTAGGCGCTATTGGCTCAATGTTTGGCTTCTTTTTTAATGACAAACCGGTGAAAAATTTTGACGATGCCCTTACGAGCAATACACAGTGTTTTGCGGCATTTCATCAAGGTATGCTGAGAGAGGGTTTTTACTTTGCGTGTTCTCAGTTTGAAACTGGCTTTATCTGTGATGCTATGAGCGATGAGATGATCGAAGATACCATTGAAGCAGCACATAAAGTATTTGAAGAGATTGCATGA
- a CDS encoding c-type cytochrome, which translates to MRFLLTCNVFLFLSFTPLLSEDFISKMEYAKMLYSNPRGIGCNKCHGEKGEGSVISKYSSKGKDVVLSAPAITSVSKERFFQALTSQHKVMPTYFLTWQEIDSLYYYVSSEVKK; encoded by the coding sequence ATGCGGTTTTTGCTTACATGTAACGTGTTCTTATTTTTATCTTTTACACCGCTTTTGAGTGAGGATTTTATCTCTAAAATGGAGTATGCCAAAATGCTCTATTCCAATCCTAGAGGCATTGGCTGTAACAAATGCCATGGTGAAAAAGGTGAGGGCTCTGTTATCTCTAAATATAGCTCTAAAGGTAAAGATGTTGTGCTCTCCGCTCCTGCCATTACCAGCGTTTCCAAAGAGCGTTTTTTCCAAGCATTGACATCTCAGCACAAGGTCATGCCAACGTACTTTTTAACATGGCAAGAGATCGATAGCTTATATTATTACGTTTCGAGCGAAGTGAAAAAGTAG
- the folD gene encoding bifunctional methylenetetrahydrofolate dehydrogenase/methenyltetrahydrofolate cyclohydrolase FolD: MQILDGKALSDQIKIELKQESNKLNEKGITPGLAVILVGDDAASQTYVKMKEKACDVAGVYSIIHKMPNTISQEKILETIAMINNNANIDGVLVQLPLPKHIDTTKIIEAIDPKKDVDGFHPFNVGRLVAGLDGFVPCTPLGVMRLLAHYNIDPKGLDACVVGASNIVGKPMMNLLLNAGATVDICHIFTKDLKAHTQKADLVIVGVGKRNLLTADMVKEGAIVIDIGINKTEDGRLVGDVDYANVAPKCSYITPVPGGVGPMTIAMLLENTIKAAGQRL; the protein is encoded by the coding sequence ATGCAGATCCTCGATGGAAAAGCACTGTCAGATCAAATCAAAATTGAGCTTAAACAAGAGAGCAACAAGCTTAATGAAAAAGGCATAACACCGGGTCTTGCCGTTATTTTAGTCGGTGATGATGCTGCGAGTCAAACCTATGTCAAGATGAAAGAAAAAGCGTGTGATGTTGCTGGTGTTTATTCGATCATTCATAAGATGCCAAACACGATTTCACAAGAGAAGATTTTAGAGACCATTGCTATGATTAATAACAACGCCAACATCGATGGCGTACTGGTTCAACTTCCTCTTCCAAAACATATCGATACCACAAAAATTATTGAAGCAATTGACCCTAAAAAAGATGTTGACGGCTTTCATCCCTTCAACGTTGGTCGTTTGGTTGCTGGACTGGATGGTTTTGTACCCTGCACGCCTCTTGGCGTTATGCGTCTTTTAGCACACTACAACATTGACCCAAAAGGTTTAGATGCGTGTGTGGTGGGTGCAAGCAATATCGTTGGAAAACCGATGATGAACCTACTCTTAAATGCAGGTGCAACGGTTGATATTTGCCATATCTTTACCAAAGACCTTAAAGCACATACCCAAAAAGCAGACCTTGTTATTGTAGGCGTAGGTAAGCGAAACCTCCTTACTGCTGACATGGTTAAAGAGGGTGCGATTGTGATTGATATTGGTATCAATAAAACTGAAGATGGACGTCTTGTCGGCGATGTCGATTATGCCAATGTTGCACCAAAATGCAGTTACATTACGCCCGTTCCTGGAGGTGTAGGTCCTATGACCATCGCGATGTTGTTGGAAAACACCATCAAAGCCGCAGGGCAACGTTTATAA
- the lepB gene encoding signal peptidase I: MKNLLNRFYTFSNSWTGTLIIVLFVIFFVAQAFVIPSGSMKRTLLVGDHLFVKKFSYGIATPHIPWLEIPVLPDFNGNGHLIEGSRPARGDIVVFRYPKDEKVHYVKRCVATEGDEILFQEKNLYIHFAEGDEYIKANYAPEKIKTIAGKLWVNNPYKEKFHGIQYDDSVDLFQQMTLYLNANQLAMKPAMVQELPSISGYSFNAFYTKVDKDNFFMMGDNRDHSNDSRFWGSVPYKLIVGKPWFIYFSWEKKGAEEEKLLSASELASWKKFDEYKIRWNRIGRFVETMQYDESFF; the protein is encoded by the coding sequence ATGAAAAATTTACTCAACCGTTTTTATACCTTTTCCAATAGCTGGACAGGTACGCTTATTATTGTTTTATTTGTCATTTTTTTTGTGGCTCAAGCGTTTGTGATTCCAAGTGGTTCAATGAAAAGAACGCTCCTTGTAGGAGATCATCTTTTTGTTAAAAAATTCTCGTATGGCATTGCAACACCGCATATTCCATGGCTTGAAATTCCAGTACTGCCTGATTTTAATGGTAACGGCCACCTCATAGAGGGAAGCAGACCAGCGCGTGGTGATATTGTCGTCTTTCGCTACCCAAAAGATGAAAAAGTGCATTATGTGAAGCGTTGTGTTGCTACAGAAGGCGATGAGATTCTTTTCCAAGAGAAAAATCTCTACATCCACTTTGCAGAGGGTGATGAATATATTAAAGCAAATTACGCACCTGAGAAAATTAAAACGATTGCGGGTAAACTCTGGGTGAATAACCCATATAAAGAGAAATTCCATGGCATTCAGTATGATGATTCTGTTGATCTTTTCCAACAAATGACACTGTATCTAAACGCAAATCAACTGGCGATGAAACCCGCAATGGTCCAAGAGCTTCCTTCTATTTCAGGCTATAGCTTCAATGCCTTCTACACCAAAGTGGATAAAGACAACTTTTTCATGATGGGCGATAACCGTGACCACTCCAATGACAGTCGTTTTTGGGGAAGTGTCCCTTACAAACTCATTGTCGGAAAACCATGGTTTATCTATTTTTCATGGGAAAAAAAAGGAGCTGAAGAAGAAAAACTTCTCTCAGCAAGTGAGTTAGCTTCATGGAAAAAATTTGATGAGTATAAAATCAGATGGAATCGCATTGGCCGTTTTGTAGAAACGATGCAATACGATGAGAGCTTTTTTTAA
- a CDS encoding site-2 protease family protein — translation MDTVNLLEITATVLALMVAIIGHEIMHGYVAYRYGDNTAKYQGRLSINPIVHVDIVGTIIVPAVLFFSGAPFMFGWAKPVPIFIPTVIRNGGYKAAIHVSLAGIAYNFTLALVCAGLLSFFKDLHEVNSFIEYFLVYFLIQSLIYNVVLGLFNLYPIPPLDGSHALTYLAMIMGWHSIVRLYESMERYGMVILIIFIATPLSHYFFLPIRYVIGWLY, via the coding sequence ATGGATACTGTAAACCTTCTTGAGATCACGGCTACCGTTTTAGCCCTTATGGTGGCAATTATCGGTCATGAGATTATGCACGGTTATGTGGCGTACCGTTATGGTGACAATACGGCTAAATACCAAGGACGCCTTAGCATTAACCCTATCGTACATGTCGATATCGTAGGAACGATTATTGTTCCTGCTGTGCTCTTTTTTAGTGGTGCACCTTTTATGTTCGGTTGGGCAAAACCCGTACCTATTTTCATTCCTACGGTCATTCGTAATGGTGGGTATAAAGCCGCTATTCATGTCTCGCTAGCGGGTATTGCTTACAACTTTACACTCGCACTGGTGTGTGCAGGGTTACTCAGCTTTTTTAAAGACTTGCATGAAGTCAACAGTTTTATTGAGTATTTTCTGGTCTATTTTCTCATTCAATCACTCATTTACAATGTGGTTTTAGGACTTTTCAATCTCTACCCAATTCCACCTCTTGATGGCTCTCATGCCTTGACCTACCTTGCCATGATCATGGGATGGCACTCTATCGTGCGTCTTTATGAGTCAATGGAGCGTTATGGGATGGTTATTCTCATTATTTTCATTGCAACACCACTTTCACACTACTTTTTTCTACCTATTCGCTACGTTATTGGATGGTTATATTAA
- the rpiB gene encoding ribose 5-phosphate isomerase B has translation MKFFIATDHAGIAIKPDVIVMLQHMGHEVIDLGPFNDERVDYPDYAHALCLEVLNNCGTQGILICGSGIGMSLAANKHTGIRAALCHDAYTAEMARAHNDANVLCFGQRIVGLGVIESMLKAWCTTSFEGGRHAERVEKIEL, from the coding sequence TTGAAGTTTTTTATTGCAACCGATCATGCCGGCATTGCCATCAAACCCGATGTCATTGTCATGCTCCAGCACATGGGACATGAAGTCATTGATCTTGGACCGTTTAATGATGAACGCGTTGATTATCCTGACTACGCACACGCACTTTGCCTTGAAGTTCTTAACAACTGTGGAACACAAGGTATTCTCATCTGTGGATCAGGCATCGGAATGAGCTTGGCAGCCAATAAACATACAGGCATTCGAGCAGCTCTTTGCCATGATGCCTACACCGCAGAGATGGCACGTGCGCATAACGATGCCAATGTACTCTGTTTTGGTCAACGTATCGTTGGACTGGGTGTCATTGAGTCTATGCTCAAAGCATGGTGTACTACCTCATTTGAGGGTGGCAGACACGCTGAACGTGTTGAAAAAATAGAGTTGTGA
- a CDS encoding membrane protein gives MAVEWIITTVLFSACTYLLIMVFYFKTLLRKEKRSNIVVKQTLNDAEVVIRKYQVQLQRSLGNIDILSDELKKVKNDLKSLRTRNSQYRMEGDKLRQHIKELEGKIEALL, from the coding sequence ATGGCAGTAGAATGGATTATAACCACGGTACTTTTTTCAGCGTGTACCTATTTGTTAATTATGGTGTTCTACTTTAAAACACTTCTACGTAAAGAGAAGCGCAGTAACATTGTCGTCAAACAGACACTCAATGATGCTGAAGTGGTCATCCGAAAATATCAAGTACAGCTTCAACGATCCCTAGGCAATATTGATATTTTAAGCGATGAACTTAAAAAGGTCAAAAATGATCTTAAATCACTTCGTACACGTAACAGTCAATACCGAATGGAAGGCGATAAACTCCGCCAACATATCAAAGAGCTCGAAGGAAAAATCGAAGCACTTTTATAA
- a CDS encoding adenine phosphoribosyltransferase: MSQLSDADKIYLLNSIREIEDFPKPGIKFKDITTLLGDAKAFTLLMDHLVDRYTNMDIDYIAGIESRGFIFGAALATRLKTRFVPIRKPGKLPYTTISEKYSLEYGVDEVCIHIDAFSAIKTSKPKVLLIDDLIATGGTATAAVNLINKAGAECIEACFIMNLTFLQGDLDIKKVTSVYSVLEVF, translated from the coding sequence ATGAGTCAATTAAGCGATGCTGATAAAATCTATCTTTTAAATTCCATTCGTGAAATCGAAGACTTTCCAAAACCAGGCATTAAGTTCAAAGATATTACAACCCTTCTAGGCGATGCAAAAGCGTTTACACTTTTGATGGATCACTTGGTTGATCGCTATACGAATATGGACATTGATTACATTGCAGGTATTGAAAGCCGTGGATTTATCTTTGGAGCTGCTTTGGCAACACGTCTTAAAACACGTTTTGTGCCTATTCGAAAACCTGGCAAACTTCCGTACACCACCATCAGTGAAAAATACTCTTTGGAGTATGGTGTCGATGAAGTATGTATCCACATCGATGCATTTTCAGCCATCAAAACATCAAAACCAAAAGTCCTTTTAATCGATGATCTTATTGCAACAGGTGGCACGGCTACGGCTGCGGTTAATCTTATCAATAAAGCGGGTGCTGAGTGTATCGAAGCTTGTTTTATTATGAACCTTACCTTTTTACAAGGTGATCTTGATATTAAAAAAGTAACCTCTGTTTACTCTGTGCTAGAGGTGTTCTAA
- the trpB gene encoding tryptophan synthase subunit beta — protein MYIPRASKFDPDQNGHFGIFGGRYVPETLMPVLLELEKEYQSLRFNENFWTEVEHYMKDYVGRPSALYYAKNISQELGAKIYLKREDLNHTGAHKINNTIVQGLIAKKMGKKRVIAETGAGQHGVATATVAALLGLECEVFMGEKDVERQELNVFRMKLLGAKVHSVKSGSKTLKDAMNEAIRYWVTHARDTFYIIGTVAGPHPYPMMVRDFQAIIGYEAKAQILVKEKRLPDMVVACIGGGSNAMGIFSHFLGDEGVKCVGIEAGGHGIETDKHGCSLAKGSPGVLHGQMSYLLQDDDGQILEAHSISAGLDYPGIGPEHAYLKEQGVAHYDNITDQEALDAFVWLSRKEGIIPAFESAHAVAYLKKIPKDEIKNKVIIVNLSGRGDKDMVQAKSILNIG, from the coding sequence ATGTATATTCCAAGAGCTTCTAAATTTGACCCCGATCAAAACGGACACTTTGGTATATTTGGAGGGCGTTATGTTCCTGAAACATTGATGCCTGTTCTTTTGGAGCTTGAAAAAGAGTACCAGAGCCTTCGCTTCAATGAAAATTTTTGGACTGAAGTCGAACATTACATGAAAGACTATGTCGGACGACCTTCAGCGCTTTACTATGCTAAAAATATCTCCCAAGAGCTGGGTGCAAAAATCTATCTCAAACGTGAAGATCTTAACCACACGGGTGCGCATAAAATCAACAACACCATTGTCCAAGGCTTAATCGCTAAAAAGATGGGCAAAAAACGCGTCATTGCGGAAACAGGTGCTGGGCAACACGGTGTTGCAACCGCAACGGTTGCTGCTTTGTTAGGCCTTGAATGTGAAGTCTTTATGGGTGAAAAAGATGTCGAGCGCCAAGAACTCAATGTCTTTCGTATGAAGCTTTTAGGGGCTAAAGTACACTCCGTTAAAAGTGGCAGTAAAACGTTAAAAGATGCTATGAACGAAGCGATTCGCTACTGGGTTACGCACGCGCGTGATACCTTTTACATCATCGGAACCGTTGCAGGTCCTCATCCGTACCCTATGATGGTGCGTGATTTTCAAGCGATCATCGGCTATGAAGCTAAGGCACAAATTTTGGTCAAAGAGAAACGTCTTCCTGATATGGTCGTTGCCTGTATTGGTGGTGGCAGTAATGCTATGGGAATTTTTAGCCACTTTTTAGGCGATGAGGGTGTGAAATGTGTGGGCATAGAAGCAGGAGGTCATGGCATCGAAACTGATAAACATGGCTGTTCACTTGCCAAAGGAAGCCCCGGTGTACTTCACGGTCAGATGAGTTATCTTCTTCAAGATGATGATGGACAGATACTCGAAGCGCACTCTATTTCCGCGGGTCTTGATTATCCGGGCATTGGACCAGAACATGCGTACCTGAAAGAGCAAGGTGTGGCACATTACGACAATATTACCGATCAAGAAGCGCTGGATGCCTTTGTTTGGTTGAGCCGTAAAGAAGGTATTATCCCTGCATTTGAGAGTGCTCATGCTGTGGCATATCTCAAAAAAATCCCTAAAGATGAGATCAAAAACAAAGTTATTATCGTCAATCTCTCTGGACGTGGGGATAAAGATATGGTACAAGCAAAATCTATTTTGAACATAGGATAG
- a CDS encoding DedA family protein, producing MSEFFNKHSGKLFTLFMVVVLSTLGYVLYMAPVVGIENKFIYLMKQYGYIILFFWGMLEGEMGLVMAGLLTHTGDMNIFVAIFVAGLGGFAGDQVYFYIGRFNKKFVYKKLRTQRRKLALAHLLLKRYGWPIIFIQRYLYGLRTVIPISIGLTRYSGKMFALINLISAWFWAALTIVPTWYFGQEILIVIHWAKQHWYFALPLAGIIGGGISYYFHKVTDKTFKEKHAYRSTQSESK from the coding sequence ATGAGTGAATTTTTCAATAAACACTCTGGAAAACTTTTTACGCTTTTTATGGTTGTTGTACTCTCTACATTAGGCTATGTTTTATACATGGCACCCGTTGTTGGCATAGAAAACAAATTCATCTACTTGATGAAACAGTATGGCTATATCATTCTCTTTTTCTGGGGTATGTTAGAGGGTGAAATGGGACTTGTGATGGCAGGACTTTTGACTCACACAGGTGACATGAATATTTTTGTTGCTATTTTTGTTGCAGGACTTGGTGGTTTTGCAGGGGATCAAGTCTATTTTTACATTGGTCGTTTTAATAAAAAATTCGTCTATAAAAAGCTTCGGACTCAACGCCGTAAACTCGCTCTCGCGCATCTTTTACTCAAAAGATATGGTTGGCCTATTATTTTTATTCAACGTTACCTCTATGGCCTTCGTACCGTCATTCCTATCTCCATAGGACTGACACGCTACAGTGGAAAGATGTTTGCCTTAATCAATCTCATCTCCGCATGGTTTTGGGCAGCGCTTACCATTGTGCCTACATGGTATTTTGGTCAGGAAATTCTCATCGTCATTCATTGGGCAAAACAACACTGGTATTTTGCTCTTCCACTAGCGGGTATTATTGGCGGAGGAATCTCTTACTATTTTCACAAAGTTACCGACAAGACATTTAAGGAAAAACATGCATATCGTAGCACTCAATCAGAAAGTAAATGA
- a CDS encoding leucyl aminopeptidase → MHIVALNQKVNETEADAKIVFVINKDLTHASVVNDKETLELLGFKGESEESVFIPSTKTVYVGCDSLDADEIRLAASKALDTVKKTTLKSLCIGTYSNDCPGINIKALVEGFILGSYTFDAYKSKKDPLKIEKITICLEDYSRTDVSMETATKALRAATAVAEATNFAKAIVNATPEDMTPIALADVAQTLTSIPNVTCKVMNEDFLKEQGMNAFLAVNRASVHPPRLIHLTYKPENAKKRLVYVGKGLTYDSGGLSLKPSEHMVTMKADKSGAAAVMAILKGAATLELPYEIHAIIGATENMIGGDAYKPDDVLVAKNGKTIEVRNTDAEGRLVLADCLCYAQELKPDLLVDMATLTGACVVALGEYTTGIMGHNSELKHSMRKASDKSGELSGSLPFNKYLKKLLKSAVADMSNISSSRYGGAITAGLFLDNFIEDENKDKWLHLDIAGPAYLEKAWGYNQSGATGAGVRMNLYWMIEENKK, encoded by the coding sequence ATGCATATCGTAGCACTCAATCAGAAAGTAAATGAAACAGAAGCAGACGCTAAAATCGTCTTTGTTATCAATAAAGATTTAACCCACGCATCCGTCGTAAACGACAAAGAGACTTTAGAGCTTTTAGGCTTTAAAGGAGAGAGCGAAGAGAGCGTTTTTATCCCTTCAACTAAAACTGTGTATGTTGGATGTGATTCTCTTGATGCTGATGAGATTCGTTTAGCCGCTTCAAAAGCACTGGATACGGTAAAAAAAACCACGCTTAAAAGCCTTTGCATTGGAACATACTCCAATGACTGCCCAGGCATTAACATTAAAGCACTTGTGGAAGGTTTTATCCTCGGAAGTTACACGTTTGATGCGTATAAAAGTAAAAAAGACCCTCTAAAAATTGAAAAAATCACAATCTGTTTGGAAGACTATAGCCGTACCGATGTTTCGATGGAAACCGCAACAAAAGCATTACGTGCCGCGACAGCCGTAGCAGAAGCTACCAACTTCGCCAAAGCGATTGTCAATGCAACCCCAGAGGATATGACACCGATCGCATTAGCAGATGTTGCGCAAACATTAACCTCCATTCCAAACGTTACATGTAAAGTGATGAATGAAGATTTTCTCAAAGAACAAGGCATGAACGCATTTCTTGCCGTCAATCGTGCAAGCGTACATCCTCCACGGCTGATTCACTTAACGTATAAGCCTGAAAATGCAAAAAAACGTCTCGTTTATGTTGGAAAAGGTTTAACCTACGATAGTGGTGGGCTCAGCCTAAAACCTAGTGAGCATATGGTTACCATGAAAGCCGATAAAAGCGGTGCAGCTGCTGTTATGGCTATCTTAAAAGGTGCGGCTACCCTTGAGCTTCCCTATGAGATTCATGCGATCATTGGCGCAACGGAAAATATGATCGGAGGCGATGCTTATAAGCCTGATGATGTTTTGGTTGCAAAGAATGGCAAAACCATCGAAGTGCGTAACACTGATGCAGAAGGTCGTTTGGTTTTAGCCGATTGTCTCTGCTACGCGCAAGAACTTAAGCCCGATCTTTTAGTGGATATGGCAACGCTCACTGGTGCATGCGTTGTAGCACTTGGCGAGTACACAACAGGCATTATGGGACACAATAGCGAGCTTAAACACTCCATGCGTAAAGCGTCTGATAAAAGTGGTGAATTAAGTGGGTCATTACCGTTTAACAAATACCTTAAAAAGCTTCTTAAAAGCGCTGTTGCAGATATGTCAAACATCAGCTCTAGCCGTTATGGTGGCGCGATTACCGCAGGTCTTTTTTTAGATAACTTCATTGAAGATGAGAATAAAGACAAATGGCTCCATCTTGATATTGCAGGTCCTGCCTACCTTGAAAAAGCATGGGGATACAACCAATCTGGCGCAACAGGTGCAGGGGTAAGAATGAATCTTTACTGGATGATTGAGGAAAATAAAAAATAA
- a CDS encoding CheB methylesterase domain-containing protein — MKQKIVLIGASTGGPGHLKKILSAISPTFNGAIVIAQHMNATFIPSFINQFQNELHLPVHAIDKKMSLKTSNIYICPQNCHMIRGDFSPSIEPIVEGETPYNPSIDSLFSSSVAYIKDAEILAVLLTGIGHDGANGLSELQKNGATCIAESEKSAIVYGMPKRAMEINPNIVSLPLDDIVQTIKKFGES; from the coding sequence ATGAAACAAAAAATTGTGTTAATCGGAGCCTCTACGGGAGGCCCTGGGCATCTTAAAAAGATTTTATCTGCTATTTCGCCTACGTTTAATGGTGCTATTGTCATTGCTCAACATATGAACGCAACGTTTATTCCAAGTTTCATTAATCAATTTCAAAATGAGTTGCATCTACCGGTGCATGCTATCGATAAAAAAATGAGCCTCAAAACCTCGAATATTTATATCTGTCCTCAAAATTGTCACATGATTAGAGGGGATTTTTCACCCAGTATTGAACCCATTGTTGAGGGGGAAACCCCTTACAATCCAAGCATCGACTCACTTTTCTCTTCCAGTGTTGCGTATATCAAAGATGCTGAGATTTTAGCCGTTTTGCTCACAGGCATTGGGCATGATGGTGCCAATGGGCTTAGTGAATTGCAAAAAAATGGGGCTACTTGTATTGCTGAGAGTGAAAAAAGTGCTATAGTATATGGAATGCCAAAGCGTGCTATGGAAATTAATCCTAATATCGTTTCGTTACCATTAGATGATATTGTACAAACAATTAAAAAATTTGGAGAGTCTTAA
- a CDS encoding CheR family methyltransferase: MWFWNKKKAPEVAPKHEVSPSQEFNTFGLQDLLHYIKREIGVDLLSKNSVIETKLRLFCERKEIYSFRKLFETLQHDKTLRQDLIDLVTVNETYFYREESQLDLAVHFALAIPNVKILCAPCASGEEVYSLSMLLQEKKKDSREFSITGIDINAEAIAKAQQGLFSERSLHKLDDRIKEKFFTHEDRFYRVKREYFSSVSFTKVNIFDHEFLSLGKYDIVFSRNMLIYFDDDFRLKAIERFANLLKPEGKLFLGHADIVPENNYFVKHTEHRLSYYVKKS, translated from the coding sequence ATGTGGTTCTGGAACAAGAAAAAAGCGCCTGAAGTCGCGCCCAAACACGAAGTGTCACCATCCCAAGAGTTCAATACCTTTGGGCTTCAAGACCTTCTGCACTACATCAAACGTGAAATTGGTGTCGATCTGCTTTCAAAAAACAGTGTGATTGAAACCAAACTTCGCCTCTTTTGTGAACGCAAAGAGATCTACAGTTTTCGTAAGCTTTTTGAAACACTTCAACACGACAAAACATTGAGACAAGATCTCATCGACTTGGTCACGGTCAATGAAACTTATTTTTATCGAGAAGAGTCGCAACTTGATCTTGCGGTGCATTTTGCGCTTGCTATCCCCAATGTCAAAATTCTCTGCGCACCATGCGCTTCAGGTGAGGAGGTCTATTCACTCTCGATGCTACTTCAAGAAAAGAAAAAAGATTCACGAGAATTTAGCATTACTGGTATTGACATCAACGCAGAAGCCATTGCAAAAGCGCAACAAGGACTTTTTTCAGAACGCTCTTTACATAAACTCGATGATCGGATTAAAGAGAAGTTTTTTACCCATGAAGATCGCTTTTACCGTGTCAAAAGAGAGTATTTTTCTTCGGTTTCATTTACAAAAGTCAATATTTTTGATCACGAATTTCTCTCTTTAGGCAAATATGACATCGTCTTTTCACGCAATATGCTCATTTATTTCGATGATGATTTTCGCCTTAAAGCCATTGAACGTTTTGCTAACTTACTCAAGCCTGAAGGCAAGCTCTTCTTAGGGCATGCAGACATCGTTCCTGAAAACAACTACTTTGTCAAACACACGGAACATCGCCTCTCTTACTATGTAAAGAAGTCTTAA